The Oryza glaberrima chromosome 5, OglaRS2, whole genome shotgun sequence DNA segment tgggtTTCGGTCGCTGtggactccctctctccctctaacctctctcttttcctctcttagggTGTCCCGTAGCTCggccgccgttcgtcgtcgccctccagttgctcgccgtcgccgttcgtcgtcgtctcctcccgCGCCGGCCGAACCCCGGTGAGGCACCCCCTCCcctttctcccccttcctctccctcctagcgccgagccgcgccgtcgtcgtcgtccggcgcttcgccgtcgtgccgccgcgtcgccgcgtgCTGCCGCTTGCCGTCGATCGCGTTGGCTGCCGTCGCCACTTCCGCGTGCACCGCTcccccatggccggccggccggcttggaGCCGTGCCGAGCCAGGCACCACGTCCCCTCCCTTGGAGCCGCTTCTAGTAGGGCCCGCCTGCCAGctgccccctctccctctctttgtGCCGCTGgcccgtggggcccacatgtcggcgcCACCCCCCTggtgacgtcagccctgggatgctttattgcgcaataattaattaaggacttttctttaaTAGTAAAACACAGAGattcttctaaaaatcataactaattcatccgagctccgtttaactccattcaagtctcagtaaattcataaaaatgcatagaatccattaaaaatggttttgtttcctgtttcagtagtcttatagcatgttttgcttgtgtgctttgtttgtcgcgtagatttcggccgtttcgtcgatccgcggtttctcgaagacgttgctatGGTCTCAttagtgcgagagcaaggcaagtcatgcattataattgatcatattgtacccaatttacaaatgtcccgcatttctattaaaggTTGCATTATTTCataatatcatgtgggatgggtcgtactactcagccatatatattgtttaccttatgccattgataacttgggtatcaaaatgattagatgttggattagggattgcttagccatgcttagttcaagtagtacacaaagggggaattacattaatgcatagactttgattattggtatagctttggattagtacCACCgtaatggtgttagttaattaaaatacactacatggtgggctgtgggtgcatggtttttctAGTCGTGCCCATagcgattaaggaccggttcgcgggatgccctggaaggacttatcgtacttaccacaagccagcgtgggcaacggctggacttgtagtgtagctttcctctagccaaCGTACCcgggcgagggtgggcgtgatggagttgggtcggccggggtgtccggttgatcggcttccggattcaccgcggcacgagaggggggctgcccgttgcctgctggggacgggggcgaaccctgaggtgtggtgcgatcggttagagggggctatgcgaagggtcctgtcacggtctctttctggtatgtcgtgatggcatgtcggcgcactgtcacgcccggaatttctatccaaaactccaaacgcttacatgtgtgttaaatcctcgtctaggaatcagccgaggcacacaataacaaattgataatagagtactcttaaacaactaattaatattcgcaaaatagcaaattattacagaggtggatagttcctctcaaaaaaataaaattctacgcagcggaaaataaaacaaactacggaacagctatggtgactccactccacaggcaacttaacccggaccaagtctagtcctccagatcatcaccttcactgaagtactcttcctctgatgattgaatattgcaagaatgagcatatgacatactcaacaagccacacagcaaatatgcaagtgcacaggataacaaaggatggcataatatagctcattggcataaacaacatttaataaatatttaagagagtattaaaacagttgaataattaatcagtattaagtaaacactatacaacacacccgtgttgcataggcccaaccccatctgaacaaccaaccccggttgtacaaatcaaacctccatatcaggaatataccattccaaaccaggagtcaaattaattatcacaattacCATCAATGActaatgtgagactaatcacgaaaaacattgttagacccgcccataaccgcgggcacggctattcgaatagttttactctggccagagatgtaccactgtacccacaagacacagttccacaacatgttaccatgcgcctcaataccaccacggtacctcggaaaggaactgtgacaatacccctcgcacaaccagaggcatggactccccagcgacccccacggacttctcgctgcttctcagtctggcaccccataatgaatcatgctatacaaaaggtaaagccgttgcccacgctggcttgtggttggcacggtaaatgtttcacaacagtagctcgtgaaccagtccttaattgtcatgagcacgaccatcaaaaccatatgctcacaacccaccttaatcaggttttaactatcaattaattaacataacacgattaaccatcgtgagctaccattaaatataatcgtgaataataatgtagtatgattcatcccattaatgagcttatgtttctaagcatgactaagcaattatacctatatagcatttagctgaaccaaaccaatatataaggttcaagctaatcaaattataacccataggaaaataaagtcatcttcggccataattaaatgggaaaaggctcaccacccgataacattcgaaaataatgcataagttgaaataaaacattagctttaaacgggttcaacatgctcaaagggttatttgggatctgtgtgacttgccttgagcttccacgaaaacctctgaaccttcctcaactgaaacgctctcctccggaacgtcggaaactaaagcaaataaacaaaatcaacaaaacagtacaaaaacaagcatgaacaatacatgtggatatttttaacatgtagatcttgattttagaaaaatttagcaacttgaaccacctgaaacggatctacggttatttagttatgattttccgaggaTTTAATCTATTGGAGaaacgagaaaaagaaaaacgatgatgacgtcataatgacatcatcaatggccggaccaagatggccacctcgccggagattggatggtcggctgcgaatttgaaGGGCATGTACACatagaggacgacgaggcgaacccaacggtactcaccctcgtgccaaacgacgaccgacgacggccggcgacgaaggggcgacggcggcggctcggtataaccggcgacggcgagctacggcggccggcgatgaaGAGGGAGGTGCAGCCGGGCTAGCCCTCGGTCAcgcgcacccgacggcggcgagaggaggcagtggtgacggctagggcgacggcgcggcgcggctggtggttggccggcgacagcggcggctaaagcgacgcggcggcgactctaCGGCGCACTAAAGAGCTCGGgaaagggggcaaacgaaagaggaggactagggggtcctatttatatccttggattgaagagatcggactcctcccgcaagaaatcgctccgggaaaatctaaactcggttttggagataaactcgaaaacgagttcgattcagagagattactcaacggtttgctccgattcttgaggggatacgaaagagggagataagggaaatatttcccctcaacaaattttaggaaaacacaagagaaaaggttggatttggaggagaaaaaccgagccaattcggtctcagttcggctgctaaaggtagaagatgaacagtgctgagggaggcaaaatagactttcggctgggctgagaaggggaagagcagctcggcttgggccggcttgggctgcacagcacgcacacgagggggagagatgttgggctgaaatcagcccaacggcttaggagaggattttaaaaacttttccaattaaaataattcgtgaaatgatgtttcattatttaaaaatactttccttgctcaaataattcccagaaaaatctagaaaatagataaacaagcaaagtatttaacgagattttatctaactcagttttatgttacaatttctcctagattattagagtttaacttgaaggcttttttttaaaaataatttctagaaatgatttaaaatatggattattaatttaggcgatttttagggcgtgacacgcacggaaacatgtcgtggggctgtgtcttgtgggtacagttgtacacctctgatcagagtaaaactattcgaatagccatgcctgcagttatgggcggtcgaccagattcaccgtgattagtctcaccctagttagGTATTGAattggtgtagttcaggtggttggttgggcctgttgcaacgtggtgtagcgttgagcagtgattggttaatatggattaattactacaactgttttactgctttcaactactgcttttaaatgcctgctttgtgcaaatgaacctttagcctcccttggatatatcctgcatcataccttctcttccggtatgacttgctgggtacagtgggtagtactcagtcttactctcttttcccccacaccagagttgaagttcttctcagttggagatgtctcgaagaagttggtttcgtcgctgccgtcaaggatgcctatGGAATGGAATCgcccgctgcaggagtcaagtcttcaggcttagctcgcttttatcttttccgctgcatttgtaatcttttatatttttgtaagatgtGGATCAGTAtatcaacaattgtcgtttgtgtaccctagctggtcctggacagggggtttaatgcacattcagcttagaaattctggttcatgaatttctgggtgtgacagttcttcggcgccaagccccttgcttgcccttcaccgccgcATGGTCCATCGTGACTGAGCTTCACATGgccttcaccgtcttgccatgGTAGCCACTTCGTATCccacatcttcaatatcttcacttTGTCATTCTTGGTATTGTTAGGTGTAATTATATCACTTGAGCATCAATATATTTGCAATCCTTGGgacctatttctttcattcaactaaataaaattattagtcccaATGATCCAGTTGGCAATCTCCACATGTTGACCAACCCATCACATGTATAAAAgaatatgaataaatgatgagtattaatcaataccacaagtgtcatatactcaaatatatgctcaaatgtaaagatcccaattaaatgaaagtgaataacttggatcgattacatgcataactaaaatATACGATTTGCTTCtcctaaatgtatgcatacaaaatgTTTGTGTGAAGTAAGAGTATGCATAAAAGAATGAAACATTAGGAGCTTACCCTATACAAGAATAGAATGCATTTATCAAATATAAGCACTAAAATAAATGTATACCTTCATCATCttcatgttctcaatgtaaagagactaaataagagaaaagactcaaacaaaacattagtctcacatgtATATTGTTATTCACatggaaatattatatatgaacgTATCAATATGTACATGGAGAGAGAGTGATACATATAGcttgatctccatgcatttcatcattGTGATTTAGGTCCACCATCAATGAATGTTTCTATCTCAACTCATAAGAAGTTCGGGAATCACCTCTCACACACTCTACTTTCATATCCACATGAGACTAGgcaaagaaatgcttataaaAACATGAGTATCACATAAttggatttgtcattaatcaccaaaacctaattaatggcacttgaactttcaGACACATATTAGTATTGCACGGTTGATGGGCCTCCCGAGAGCTACTCCATTAGGTCTCCCCTAATCCAATCCTATCTGCCGACCCATATATGTGATATATATGATAGGGCTAGCGTGAAAGATGGATGGCGAATACGTATGAAAGACGGACAACGTACCAAGCAcccaaaaaaacattttttatttttataatagtagaaataGAGAGGTGGAACGGTAGAAACacctctaatttttttataatactcCCTCAATCCCAAAAAAAAGGCCAATCCTAGCATCCCAATGTAAAATTAGTGGGGAGTAAAAATGCCCAAAATAGCCCTCATTATTGGAAAAAGTAATAATGGTGATAGGTAGGCAATGATATTTAAGAGAcaaaacttctcgttttatgtgCTGAGAGTAGGTAGGATGgtagaagttagtttttttgataaaatttaaactgtagaagttgagttttttttgggacgaaggggtAATAGATATAGAGGGGTGGGACTGTAGAAATagtacgaatcttttaagtagGTAAAAATTATGAATTGTAACTTTATTCCCTATTTAGcttgtattaattaattgtccAATCTTTTATCTAAGAAAATAATAgaattttgtttataaatatgtaataGAGGTTGTCATAGAGGAtgagaaaagttataaaaatgaTTCAGTTGGCTAAAATTTTGACATCCCCTTAAAGAAAACTTCTGAAATAAcaacgaaaaaaaattgtacaacaAAACCTTATGGAGAAAGGTAGAGAAAACGTGCATTATGCAGTAAAACCATACACTTTAACGTTTGTGAACACTTGTACTCCTAGACCTGTTACACCTGTACATGTAAGAGATGCCATGCTTCTACGGCTCTACCCCATAATTTCTCATAGATAGTCCTTACAATCTGTGCATAATACCTCCTCTAACATTGACTCcttgcatgaaaaaaatatgatgaaCATTTAACCTACGGTTACACAGATGCATGATATTCATAAGTTTCCTTTTTAacataaatgaaaatcaacACAAGGAACTTATTGGATATATTAATATAGCACAGTAGACTTAAtttctactgtttttttttataaaaaagaacaCTAGCACCCTAAAGCAGTCTCATCGGTGATGATGTAGAAAGATATGGGTCTTTTCGTCGGCCACCGTACTAAACCATCAAGAAAATATTAGGATATATATAATGGACAAGATTGTAGATAGAGATAGATCAAGATGTTTCTTGCCATCTGCATATTTTGTCGTTGTGTTGGAGGTATGTTGTAGGTCGGTGGAATAGAGTGCCCGTGGACCGCTGGATTCtcaaatgacaaaaataacaGGTAAGACGCGTGACATAAATCATTATTATATTAAAAAGTcacaaaaaaaggaaacaatgtTGATAGACCATTGTTTCGTTAGAGGTTGGGGAGTTGAAAAAGAAGGGAACTTATACACTAAGACGATTGGATTTAAATTAGATGGAAGGTTGAGAATTAAGCTGATCCTAAACGATTTTGTTATACATTTGTTGAtaaattttctttcaaaaattacagtgtaattacatcaTAACTTACGTGTAATTACAAATTGTAACTtttacataattttgaatcgtcaAGGATTCGTGCAAGCGAGGATGGAAAAAATCACAACGTGCGTACGAGTGAGGggatttcataaaaaaaacatccgCTCTGCATAAATAGCGTGTTACCATGAGATTTATGAAACTTTCATATAATTTATAAGGGACATAATATAATCACCCTATAATTAAACTACTATATTTACATCCGTTATATTTTGTAGAGAGAATTTAGCAACAAACGTTTTGATAGTCTCGATGCCAACCAACACGGCTTGAACTACCGGGGGTTGTTGGGCCTATTTCCCATCTGGACGCagtactttgtcccaaaatCGGAAACCCGTACTATCTCCGTCACACCCCTCTCCACCCACtgtcatgtgggtcccacgggacCCGCGTCGtctgtgggccccacatggcagcgGCCGCGCGGCTCCCCGCGGTGGGACTTGGGAGAGAGTGTGTGTGGGCCCCGCCGCATATAAAAATCGCTACGCGCACACGCGACGAAATCCTCCTCTCGTTCGCctcatcttctcttctccccccacttcctccgcctcctccgccgccgcgcttctcgccgccgcggcgagccatGGACGCCGCAGGGTAGGGTTCCTCTCGCCCCTTCTACGTCGTGGAGGAACCGCGTGGGCCGATTCTGGGTGGGGGGGTTTTGGGATGattttttgattatttttttatctctctttttttggttttcctCGCAGTTACCCGAAGATGCAAGGAGGAGgggcgtcctcctcgtcgtcgtcctcggcttcctgccgcgccgccgacgcagcCGTGTGGGACGCGGTGCAGCAGCAGAAGCGGCAGCGCTGCCAGGTACCCCCCGTCGCGTTCTTGCGCCCCCGCCCCCCGAAAGTTCTGGGCCTGAAATCGCAGGAAGTtataagtttttttctttttgcgccGTTGGTTGGGTGTAATCTGAGCGGGTTTTTGTGCAATCCGGGATGCGATCGTTGTGTTTTGTTTGATCTACTAGGCCGTCGATCCGATCGATCATGGTACGAGGGGTTTTGGTTTTTCTGTGTTGCTATGTTTGAGAGATTCGTTCTTGGCGAGATTGTTAAAtctaggtttttcttttctcctggGATTTAGTTTCTGTTAGATCAAACCGGTGGGATTGTGGTGTCGTGGTTTTCATTGAGGTGGAATCATCGTGTTGGTGGTAGGGTTTTGGGTTTTGGGGGTGATTTGATCTTGGGTTGGGatctgtttattttttatattttcgaTCACACGGAAGACGTACATGCACCAAATGCACATTTATGATTAAAGGAGaagattgtttcttttttaccaAACATATGCGGATCAAATCACTTCTTACAACAAGAAGAAATCTTTCTCGGTATCAATCCCCTTGCCCCTCATTCTTTGAGAATTAGAAGGATCCTTTTCGAGTTTCTATTTCTTCATTTGGAATCTGGGCTCTTCTATCttcaacttattttttttcgctTTATTCTTTAATagaaaaatgtccgtgcgtggcaacgggtgaagactattttaatcttattattgttatatatggtttagttaaggtgaaattaaATGTgttaaattcgcttggatacatattttgttagaaaatcatgagctgcaattaagagtccaatcgtctcaagttagcatgtaagtttttttaaagagatttcttatatgattccttctgtattttcaaaagcgaacgaacttaaaaactgagtcaaatacggatttgtatttccaaaagcgaacaaactcaaaaaccgactcatacacggattacgtaccaaagtatcggcaaaaacatctttaatttttgtaTAGTAGAGATTTATTTCACACGAGTGTGCCACCAAACGTTTATGATTAAAGAGATTGAGACTAGAGACCAGCAGCAAATCAGTTTTGTTTAGGTTTATTATATGGTAGAATggaggttttgtttattcttttAACTCCTAGCTAGCATTACTTGTAGATTGGGTTAGTGATTTGGGGTGTTTGGCACTATTCTCATCTGCTAATTCTGTACTAATTCTGAGCAGTAGTGACATTTGCCTTTGTCTGAATTTATACAAACCATTGAAGTGCCCTAGTGTTGTGATGGAAATCCATATTATGTAACAAATATCATCCTTGTCAGATCATATGGAAGCTATATTAGTAGAGATTCTTCGTGATTTGTGAGGTTTTTATGCAGTGTAGGCTTAGTCATCAGCTGTAATATCATATATGGTTGGACTTGCACGATTTGGTAGATATTGCGACATGTGTTGCTTTCAAtaaggaaattttatttttttcagcttGTAGATTCAAGGATGATTACATTTATGATATGCAAAAACTACATAAGATGTTCTTACATGCTAGTCTATTGTGTATGTGTAGGATCCATAGACTTGAAGTTGAAGCTGCATAGATTATTTGCTTCGCTCCTATTATTACTAACCAAAGATCAATTCTATATTGATCCAAATCAATACGTATGCTCCCATCTTTAATAGGATTCCTGCTAAACTCATACATGTACTGTAATGTGCTTCGCTATGGGTATTTGGTTACTACATATCAcgtatgtaggcatataatcgTCAATTTGACAGCATAAGCAACAAGGAagccaaaataaaattgtatttccAACGTAGCAGGGTATGAATCATCTGTATGATTGAGTAATTAGACTTGTACAGAAATAGGGCAGTGAATCTGAAAACAACAGTTTTACTTTGGGGTGTGTGTAGAGACCATCTGATCACTggaaattaaaaggaaaaagtctgTGCCTTGTTTTCCACTTGACTTCCTGAACCTTTTTTGCGTCCATTTTAGCTCCCTAAGTCGCTATGCTGGGTTATGTTACCTCATGCTGGTTTCAACATATAAGGGGGGCATATTCATCATTGCATAAGTGTTTCACATTATATTCATCATTGCAAACTATGATGTTGAAACCCTTATATGTCGAATTCGCCCCTTATGCTGGTTTCACATATTCATGATTGGTTGAATGGTTGGCAATAATCCCTTATTGCTTCAGTTTTtgtaatgtaaatatattgCTCCTCCAACATCGTAGTTTGTGTTATCTACATTATATTCTCATGTAATCAAGTAATATGCTTAATGTCATCGGTTGTCATGCAAGATCTGATCCTAGATGTTAATGATGAATATCAATAAAATCATAATATGCGAAACTAAATTTACAAAAGTAATAACGGTGACTGAAATCCTGTCTTTTTTGTGCAAGCTGTCTAAGATCTTTTTATTTCTTACAATAACCATGACATACTTTGTAGGGTTCTTCATCCAATGATCAAGTTGGACTCAGTACTGAAAATAATTCCTTCCAAGCACCTGAACCTGAGCTGCAGAATTCTGACTGTGTGGAAAATGAGGAAGAAGATTACTATTTGTATGATGAGGATGATGTCTGctatgatgatgatggagactaTGAATTTGATGAAACTGACTTCAATCAGCAGCTAGCTGATAAGTTCGATGGTTTGGATTTGCCTCCAGGAGTGGAGGCTACCGTTCCATGGCTGCAAAAAAAGGATATTGCTGATGGACCTAGCACTTTCAAGTCAATGGCAGAACTAGATGCTGATATTACTAAGAAATATGAATTCTTTAAGCAGTTTGATGTTGTTGAGAATTTTTCGGACCATCATTATGCTGATAAGCCTGTTGGGAAGGTAAGAGATCATATGCATATTTGTATCATTTTATACTCCTTTCTTCAGATCAaaactaactttttttaaataaaaatatcagaCAGGGAAAGACTGGACAAAAAGGATTCAGTATGACTGGAAACTTCTGGAGAAAGATTTACCAGGTCAACTTCGGAAAGAACAGTTGTATCATTGTTGTTATAAATGTTGCATCTGCATATTTATTGAAATTTCTTTTAGTTCTTTAATCAACATTGAGCATTCTGCTTTGTACTCGTAAAAAACTGTTCTGTAAAAGCTTGAGGTATCTTTTGTAGAGATGCAAATGTTGATGATGAAATGCTCATATTGTTAGTCCTATCGATTCATAACTTCACTACTTTAAAATACTTCTATTTACACAGTTTTAGAATACCCTGTGGCTCACAGATATAGGAGCTCCAGAGGTTTACAAACTACATCCATGACTTGCAATACATATGTACACTGTTGTAGATGAAGTTAGAGATATGCTATTCCATTTGCTTGCTCTGTCTTGATATGTTTTATTCCATAAATACATAATTCTTGTAATTCTGATTCTTTTTCTTCTGTGCAGCATCCATATATGTCCGTGTGTCTGAAAATCGGATGGACCTTCTGAGGGCTGTAATAATTGGACCTCAAGGAACACCTTACCATGATGGCCTTTTCTTCTTTGATGCTCAATTTACTAGTACTTATCCATCTACTCCTCCAGTACGTGTTCAAAAATTGTTCTtgtcattttttatttaatttatttatgttttgATTGAAATATCTAAGCTGATATTTTTTTCCCAGGTGGTATATTATCATTCTGGAGGGCTTCGGCTCAATCCAAATTTATATGCTTGTGGAAAAGTCTGTCTTAGCCTGCTAGGCACCTGGTCTGGTAGTGGTTGTGAGAAGTGGAACTCAGCTCACTCAACTATGCTACAGGTTTTAGTCTCCATTCAAGCTCTCGTACTGAATGAGAACCCATACTTCAATGAGCCAGGATATGAGACCTATGCCAACAGTGCTACTGGACAGAAGAGTGCCATGGACTATAATGATACCACATTTCAGTACTCATGCAGGACGATGTTATACTCACTCCGTAGATCTCCACAGGTAATGTTGTGCTGCTTATCAAGCTCttttgtactacctccatcccaaaatgtaagcatttttagctatgaatctggacaactatGTGTTCAGgtttatagctaaaagttgctatattttgggatggagggagtagcatagaAATAATCATCCATTAGGCATTTGAATAACATTTCTTTTACAATTATTATTGTGGCATGCTTATCTGTTTCTTTGATTATGAGCATGGCACTCTTTTGCCTGTAACTGATGCGATTCCATAGCTTACACACAAGACCATCTAATAACATCCCTTGTCATTTATTATTTGTTTCAGCACTTTGATGCCCTTGTAGCTGGCCACTTCCGCCACCGTGGTCATGCCATTCTGGCTGCATGCAAATATTACATGGAAGGTCATAAGGTTGGGTCCGTAGTCCCtaacgaggacgaggaggatgcGAAGCAGCAGGACGACACTGATGCAGGAGGatccggcagcagcagcggagcaAAGCCGCAGCCTGAAAAGCCAGACCTGTGCAAGGGCCGTGCTGCATCCTTCAAAACCAACATGGCCGTTCTGTTTGAGGAGCTCTTGATGGAATTCAACGTCAAGGGTGCTGACACCAAGAAGTTCTGCGATGAGAAGTTGAAGAAGAACCagcaggctgctgctgctgctccctgaAGAGGCCCCCCAGCTG contains these protein-coding regions:
- the LOC127774729 gene encoding probable ubiquitin-conjugating enzyme E2 26 — translated: MDAAGYPKMQGGGASSSSSSSASCRAADAAVWDAVQQQKRQRCQGSSSNDQVGLSTENNSFQAPEPELQNSDCVENEEEDYYLYDEDDVCYDDDGDYEFDETDFNQQLADKFDGLDLPPGVEATVPWLQKKDIADGPSTFKSMAELDADITKKYEFFKQFDVVENFSDHHYADKPVGKTGKDWTKRIQYDWKLLEKDLPASIYVRVSENRMDLLRAVIIGPQGTPYHDGLFFFDAQFTSTYPSTPPVVYYHSGGLRLNPNLYACGKVCLSLLGTWSGSGCEKWNSAHSTMLQVLVSIQALVLNENPYFNEPGYETYANSATGQKSAMDYNDTTFQYSCRTMLYSLRRSPQHFDALVAGHFRHRGHAILAACKYYMEGHKVGSVVPNEDEEDAKQQDDTDAGGSGSSSGAKPQPEKPDLCKGRAASFKTNMAVLFEELLMEFNVKGADTKKFCDEKLKKNQQAAAAAP